In a single window of the Euleptes europaea isolate rEulEur1 chromosome 4, rEulEur1.hap1, whole genome shotgun sequence genome:
- the HINT1 gene encoding adenosine 5'-monophosphoramidase HINT1: protein MADEISKARAARPGGETIFGKIIRKEIPAKIIFEDDRCLAFHDVSPQAPTHFLVVPKKPVAQLSQVEDSDEALLGHLMIVGKKCAAELGLTKGYRMVVNEGPDGGQSVYHIHLHVLGGRQMGWPPG, encoded by the exons ATGGCCGACGAGATAAGCAAAGCCCGGGCGGCCCGGCCCGGCGGAGAGACCATCTTCGGGAAAATCATCCGCAAAGAGATCCCGGCCAAGATCATCTTCGAGGATGATCGG TGCCTTGCGTTCCATGATGTTTCTCCACAAGCTCCAACTCATTTCCTGGTGGTTCCCAAAAAGCCTGTTGCTCAGTTATCTCAAGTGGAAGATTCTGATGAAGCT cttCTTGGGCATTTAATGATTGTGGGTAAGAAATGTGCTGCTGAATTGGGCCTGACCAAGGGATATCGAATGGTGGTGAATGAAGGGCCAGATGGTGGTCAGTCTGTCTACCATATACACCTACATGTCCTTGGTGGTCGCCAGATGGGTTGGCCTCCTGGTTAA